DNA from Brassica napus cultivar Da-Ae chromosome C4, Da-Ae, whole genome shotgun sequence:
CttctttcagaaaaaaaaatgaattatgcAAATTTTTTGACAATTATTAACTTCgaataaattaacaaaactaAGATATTAGCACACTTCTACTTGATCAATGGCGTATAGTTTACTCTCATTATAAAATGTCAAATGAtaggaaataatatatagtcTCACTACTCGATTATTTATGACATTTCACATGTTGCATACCCCTCCTTGACCATGGAGTTATTGTATTCTTCCCGACAAGAATCTCGTGtcgtaaaattaaataaataaacaatattcGACTTTCAGagaaaaactaaatcttaaaattttcaaaagaattttcttttatttttgccGTGCAAGTTCTTATTGAGTGTTAGATGCCAAGGACTTCTCTAGCTTCTGCATCCAAATGTAATCTTTGTAGTAACTACAAAACGTGTTACTACTGTTGGTGAAAGTGGTGGAGTCCGTACTTGACCACTTCGTAAAAGGAAACCACAATGGCTACAGATGGTCCAGCCCGTCCAACTCTAGCCCCTGCTCCACTAAACATCCCTCTCATTCCTCCATCCCTATACAATAACACCAACATACAGATCTTAACTTTCTACTAATGTCAACAAGGAAACTGTTTCCTTTTGCTAATTCATACCTCCAAATCTCAGCCAAGGTTTGTCTTGTCGTCATTTTCATAGCTCTATCTCTATtcttctgcaaaaaaaaaaaaaaacaaaacaaaaccgtTTCAATGTTAGTTTGGTTAAAGAATCCAAATACAACCTCAGTGGAGTTAAGGAAGATGAAATtagttatgtattttttaacCTCTATTTGACGCCGAGTCTTTGCAACATCAAGTGGGCAAGTAGCTGCAGCAGCAACCGCACCAGCAACAAAACCAGCAGTGAAGTTTGCTCCTATTATACTCCCCGCCCTTGGTTCTTCACCCATCAAAGAGAGAATGCTTCTCCGTGTCTAATTAGTCGTCAAGAAACAGTCGTGAGGAACACACAATGGAAGATTCtgaatacttttttttaacaGAGACAGAACTTTACTCACTGGCTCAAGTATCGACCAGCAGATTGCAGAGAACGGAACGTCCCTAGCAAGTTGAGCACCAAGACCAGTCCACAACATCCTGTAATTTTGTCCATTACTTGAAGAGCCCTTAACTGGATTCACAGCGTCAACTAACGTCTTCCAAACGCCGGGAAGTTTCACGCCTCTTTGCGTTCCCTTAAACGCCTAAAAAAACCCAAAAGTATACATTGGTTCTCTTTGTCTACTCTCACTTGCAAGGATATAACTTCAGCTGACTATGTCTACTAGACTACTATTATGGAGTTGCTAACTTCTCTGCTCATTAATAGTCTAAAAACTGATGAAATAAAGGCAAGCCATTAGGATTACCTGCATACGCGTCCTTGCCAGCTCAACAGGATAGATAGAGATACAAGCCAAGGAGCGTGCTATAGTCCCGGCAACAAGTGGGACATAAGGCGTCAAAGATGGAGACTTCTCCGCCGTGAAATCCTCCATTATGTTGCGGAAATAATCATAAAAAGGCATGTAGATCCCAACCTAATCAGCACATTCACCATGATCAATACTTTGCATAAGAAGAAAGATTCTTTTAATTGTCAGAAGTAGGACTCACGGTTGGAACGGCCAAGGCTAAACTAGCGTTAGTACCTCTCCAAAGCCTAGAAAACCCTTCCTGCATAAAGTCGTTCCTGTGAAACTCTACCAATGAGTAAATAGTGAACCACCACAAGATTGTATAGTACTAGATTATGTCACACTATACCAGAAACTAGTACAAGATGTGTAGTATCATTCACATGACAATCAGAGAATAAAGAATCCACACATCACTGTTACTCTTTATTGGCATCTAAAACCAGACAAGACACAAGGCAAATGCTCTAACCTGTCGGATGATTTTAATGAACACATCAAGTGTTCCCTTGTACTGATGATCTGAACATACAGTTGCAGAGCCAGTAATACGACACACCCCTCCAGAACTACTAGGTCTCAAATCATGTGCCACCTGTGCAATAAACAGAAGAAGATGTAATCAATCAAGAATCCATTTCAAAGCTGCTTATCAAACATACCGTGGAGTTCGATTCGAAACAACCAAGACGACATGAGCCTTGGTACGGAACACCTGCAGCTTGTGCTTGTAACCTTGTCTGGTtaatacaaacaaaacaaaacaaaacaaagctcAATCAGATTGTCTCAATAACAGACTAAAAGTGTGGAAAGTTGGAACCTTGACGACATCGAGAGGGTTGACTATGACCGCCGATATAAAAGCGGCGCCGCCGGCGGATAAAGCTCTTTCTCCGAATCTCAAATTCTCATTCACCATCGGTTTCGATTTTGATTCCAATTTCGCTTCTTCTTCCACCATCATTGGAATCAATTCAATTTCAAATCCTCGAGCAATACACACGTCGTCGTTAATCAGAAAGGTTGGTGATCTCTAGGGCTTTCCAATTTTGCATGGggaatctcaaa
Protein-coding regions in this window:
- the LOC106411967 gene encoding mitochondrial carrier protein MTM1 isoform X2, with the protein product MCSLKSSDRNDFMQEGFSRLWRGTNASLALAVPTVGIYMPFYDYFRNIMEDFTAEKSPSLTPYVPLVAGTIARSLACISIYPVELARTRMQAFKGTQRGVKLPGVWKTLVDAVNPVKGSSSNGQNYRMLWTGLGAQLARDVPFSAICWSILEPTRRSILSLMGEEPRAGSIIGANFTAGFVAGAVAAAATCPLDVAKTRRQIEKNRDRAMKMTTRQTLAEIWRDGGMRGMFSGAGARVGRAGPSVAIVVSFYEVVKYGLHHFHQQ
- the LOC106411967 gene encoding mitochondrial carrier protein MTM1 isoform X1, encoding MMVEEEAKLESKSKPMVNENLRFGERALSAGGAAFISAVIVNPLDVVKTRLQAQAAGVPYQGSCRLGCFESNSTVAHDLRPSSSGGVCRITGSATVCSDHQYKGTLDVFIKIIRQEGFSRLWRGTNASLALAVPTVGIYMPFYDYFRNIMEDFTAEKSPSLTPYVPLVAGTIARSLACISIYPVELARTRMQAFKGTQRGVKLPGVWKTLVDAVNPVKGSSSNGQNYRMLWTGLGAQLARDVPFSAICWSILEPTRRSILSLMGEEPRAGSIIGANFTAGFVAGAVAAAATCPLDVAKTRRQIEKNRDRAMKMTTRQTLAEIWRDGGMRGMFSGAGARVGRAGPSVAIVVSFYEVVKYGLHHFHQQ